Part of the Paenarthrobacter sp. JL.01a genome is shown below.
ACACCATCCTGGCCAGACGCATCTTCGCCAAATGCTGGGACACTGCCGACTGAGGCTTGCCTACCCTCTCAGCGAGCTCATTCACAGACATCTCGCCATCGCGGAGTGCCAGGACAATCCGCACCCTGGTAGCGTCCGCGAGCATCGCGAAGACCTCAACCGCCAACTCGACAAAACCACTATCGACCGACAGTCCACACTTATCTGCATTCATACGCATATTATGACACACGCGGAAAATGGGAGACCGTTGACTCCCCGCCCACCGACCGGGCGGGTGACCCTAAGCGGGCCACCCGCTCACCTTTAGGTTGAACGCCACTCCGTATTAGGCCTCGGATTTACGACCGTCGGGTCGATGACCTGGATGATCAGTGTCGCACTGTCCGCCCCGGGCACCCGCCAAACGAGCACGTCAGAACCGACGCCGGGGACCTGCGGCTGAAGCGGCAACCTTGAGGACGCCTTCACCGGGCGCCAGCGGCCTCTGACGTTCGAGCCGTCTTCAAGAGCAGCAGTCAGATCGAACGAGGATACTGATCCTTCTTCGGCCAGCTGAATATCCCTTGCCACGACCGAACTACGCCACGCCCGGGCTGACTCGCGGACTTCTTCCCATTCGACTTCGCTTTGGCCATCAGATTTCGCCTCCACGCCGGAGTCGAACAGGAAGATCCACAGGACCCCGAAACGGCAGCAACGACCATACGTAAGGTGATCAACTTCCCTCGGGCAGCAATTCATGTAATGTAATAAGCAACCTGATCATTAGCGACAAGGCGGGGGGTGCCTGAATGCCTGATATGGAACGTTGGCCGACCAGCCGGTTGCTGTCCACTGCGGCACGGCTGGTGGAACTTGCTTGGAATGAGAAACTCCGCCCGCTGGGTCTGACCTACCCGGCGGTCCTGACACTCGATGCGGTCGCGGCCGCCGGCCCCATCGCCCCGGGGAAACTGGCCCAAAACATCCGCGTGCAAGCCCAGACCATCGGACCGCTCCTTGCGAGGCTCGAGTCACGCGGCTTCATAGTCCGTGAGGCCAACCGCTTCGACCGCCGCGGCCAACTGGTCTCCATCACCGCCCTGGGCAAGGATCTGCTGGAACAGTCCCACGGCCTGGAAAATGCAGCACTTGCCAACGTAGACCTCGACTCCGAGAGCCTGCGCAAGGAGCTCATCGCTATCGTGAGGGAAACCGAAATCGGCTAGTCCAACTGATGGCCACGTGGACGTGAGCCATCCAACAAGGCAGTATGGAGTTATCGCTGATGAAGTCCGGCGCGCACAGGAGAAGTCTCTCCAAAATCCCGGGCCAGCAAAGCTTAGCGATGCCCGGACAAACAAAAGGGCATCATGAGTGAACTTCACATAGGCGACAGCCTCCCAGTAGACCTTCTGAGCTTCCAAGCTGCTGAATGCTTGGTATCCACCGGGCCGCCCGAGGCCGAGGACGTATGCGTTCTCGATGCAGGACACACAGGCAACCATCTTGCTGCGGGCGCAGACCTGGTGGTCAGGGCCGTCTGGAGCTAAAGGCAAGAGGCATGCCAAG
Proteins encoded:
- a CDS encoding ArsR/SmtB family transcription factor, with amino-acid sequence MNADKCGLSVDSGFVELAVEVFAMLADATRVRIVLALRDGEMSVNELAERVGKPQSAVSQHLAKMRLARMVSTRQEGTRVYYRLENEHARQLVADAIFQAEHSLGGTPPHHHQQAAGGAA
- a CDS encoding MarR family winged helix-turn-helix transcriptional regulator, giving the protein MPDMERWPTSRLLSTAARLVELAWNEKLRPLGLTYPAVLTLDAVAAAGPIAPGKLAQNIRVQAQTIGPLLARLESRGFIVREANRFDRRGQLVSITALGKDLLEQSHGLENAALANVDLDSESLRKELIAIVRETEIG